The following proteins come from a genomic window of Miscanthus floridulus cultivar M001 chromosome 2, ASM1932011v1, whole genome shotgun sequence:
- the LOC136540585 gene encoding uncharacterized protein, giving the protein MPPPSTAASAAAVVSSIILPTPPPVLSFHPVPLPQLRRSAGAASRLVAARAAASGARGEGDAETVFFDGGAHYGDLAANLLLGLTLLWLPLTLAAVSRAFILRYRFTSRRVTVVSGLSGADRTDFPYSSVTSVVVVPRFIGEWGDIVITLKDGTKVDLRSVPRFREVADYCRSMAAAEGSLVN; this is encoded by the coding sequence ATGCCGCCTCCGTCCACCGCCGCTTCTGCCGCCGCGGTAGTCTCCTCCATTATCCTCCCGACGCCACCTCCGGTTCTCTCCTTCCATCCCGTACCCCTCCCACAACTCAGGCGCTCAGCCGGCGCTGCTTCCCGGCTCGTCGCGGCGCGTGCCGCCGCCTCGGGGGCGCGCGGCGAAGGCGACGCCGAGACGGTGTTCTTCGACGGCGGCGCCCACTACGGCGACCTGGCGGCGAACCTGCTCCTGGGCCTGACCCTGCTGTGGCTGCCGCTGACGCTGGCGGCCGTGTCCCGCGCTTTCATCCTGCGGTACCGCTTCACCTCCCGGCGCGTGACGGTGGTCTCGGGGCTCTCCGGCGCCGACCGCACCGACTTCCCCTACTCGTCCGTGACGTCCGTGGTGGTCGTGCCGCGGTTCATCGGCGAGTGGGGCGACATCGTCATCACGCTCAAGGACGGCACCAAGGTCGACCTCAGGAGCGTGCCCAGGTTCCGCGAGGTCGCCGACTACTGCCGCTCCATGGCCGCCGCTGAGGGCTCCCTCGTCAACTAG
- the LOC136540584 gene encoding homeobox-leucine zipper protein HOX21-like yields the protein MRPMASNGMTSSPSPLFPPNFLLQMQQTPSDHDPQEQHHHHHHHHHEHHLPAAPPLHPHHNPFLPSSQCPSLQDFRGIATMLGKRPMYGADVVVGGDEVNGGGANEDELSDDGSQAGEKKRRLNVEQVRTLEKNFELGNKLEPERKLQLARALGLQPRQVAIWFQNRRARWKTKQLEKDYDALKRQLDAVKADNDALLSHNKKLQAEIVALKGGREAGSSELINLNKETEASCSNRSENSSEINLDISRTPASDGSMDPPPPMHQHQHHRAAGAGAGGLIPFYPSIGSRRTAAAAAGVDIDQLLHTSGPKLEPHGNGGVVQGAVETSSFGNLLCGVDEPPPFWPWADHQHFH from the exons ATGAGGCCAATGGCCAGCAATGGCATGACGTCCTCACCCTCGCCCTTGTTCCCTCCAAACTTCCTCCTCCAAATGCAGCAGACACCCTCCGATCATGACCCCCAAgaacagcaccaccaccaccaccaccaccaccatgagcaccaccTCCCTGCGGCTCCTCCCCTTCATCCTCACCACAACCCGTTCCTCCCCTCCTCTCAATGCCCCTCCCTGCAAGACTTCCGAG GTATAGCAACAATGCTGGGGAAGCGTCCGATGTACGGCGCGGACGTCGTCGTCGGAGGCGACGAGGTGAACGGCGGCGGCGCGAACGAGGACGAGCTGTCGGACGACGGCTCCCAGGCCGGGGAGAAGAAGCGTCGCCTGAACGTGGAGCAGGTGCGGACGCTGGAGAAGAACTTCGAGCTCGGGAACAAGCTGGAGCCGGAGCGGAAGCTGCAGCTGGCGCGTGCCCTTGGCCTGCAGCCGCGGCAGGTGGCCATCTGGTTCCAGAACCGGCGCGCGCGGTGGAAGACGAAGCAGCTGGAGAAGGACTACGACGCGCTGAAGCGCCAGCTCGACGCCGTCAAGGCCGACAACGACGCCCTCCTCTCCCACAACAAGAAGCTCCAGGCCGAG ATAGTGGCGCTGAAGGGCGGCAGGGAGGCAGGGTCGTCGGAGCTGATCAACCTCAACAAGGAGACGGAGGCGTCCTGCAGCAACCGCAGCGAGAACAGCTCCGAGATCAACCTCGACATCTCGCGCACGCCGGCGTCCGACGGCTCCATGGACCCTCCGCCGCCgatgcaccagcaccagcaccaccgcGCCGCGggtgccggcgccggcggcttGATCCCTTTCTACCCTTCCATTGGCAGCCGCCGtactgctgccgctgctgctggcgTGGACATCGATCAGCTCCTGCACACCTCCGGCCCCAAGCTGGAGCCGCACGGAAACGGCGGCGTCGTCCAGGGCGCCGTGGAAACCTCCAGCTTCGGCAACCTCCTGTGCGGCGTCGACGAGCCGCCGCCGTTCTGGCCGTGGGCCGACCACCAGCACTTCCATTGA